A DNA window from Pseudarthrobacter sp. W1I19 contains the following coding sequences:
- a CDS encoding amino acid permease: MTVPTLSGRAGAAQAARPALGAQLLRRKPIGQMVNEAETSGGGPRLVRSFGVLQLTMISVGATLGTGILVILGESVPLAGPAIWISFAIAGLAALLSAVSYAEMAGLVPVAGSSYSYTYATMGEGMAWICGWCLVLEYAVSVAAVAVGAGQYVNEALAVFGAVLPDAVSQPPGDGGVVNIPAMVIVVLATILLVRGAKESAWINTAIVVVKVGILLFFCAVAFTAFDAGNFEPLLPMGAAGVSAAASRVFFSYIGFDAASTAGEEARNPKRDLPRAIMLSMLIVTTIYVLVAVAAIGARPWGWFDGTEAALVKILEETTGQPWIALVFAVGAVLAIASIVLTVLYGQTRILLSMARDGLIPQVFGRVSRRTGTPVAGTLLVGTAVALTAGLVPLGALADATSIGTLFAFALVNVAVIYLRRTRPELERTFRVPFFPLTPILGAVMCAYLMANLGADTWVVFALWMLVGVAAYFGYGRRNSKVAALSNEEYRELSGPNLSTQQNPEPTKAELP; this comes from the coding sequence ATGACTGTGCCTACACTCTCCGGCCGGGCAGGGGCCGCGCAAGCCGCCCGTCCCGCCCTGGGCGCCCAGCTCCTGCGCCGCAAGCCCATCGGGCAGATGGTCAACGAGGCTGAAACCTCCGGCGGTGGCCCGCGCCTGGTCCGCAGCTTCGGGGTCCTCCAGCTCACCATGATCTCCGTAGGCGCCACTTTGGGCACGGGCATCCTGGTGATCCTGGGTGAATCCGTCCCGTTGGCAGGACCGGCCATCTGGATTTCCTTCGCGATTGCCGGCCTGGCCGCACTCCTGTCCGCGGTGTCCTATGCGGAGATGGCAGGACTGGTGCCTGTGGCCGGTTCCAGCTACTCCTACACCTACGCCACCATGGGCGAAGGAATGGCCTGGATCTGCGGCTGGTGCCTGGTACTGGAGTACGCGGTGTCCGTGGCTGCAGTTGCCGTGGGCGCGGGGCAGTATGTCAATGAGGCCCTCGCGGTGTTCGGTGCCGTCCTTCCCGACGCCGTGTCCCAGCCACCCGGCGACGGCGGCGTGGTGAACATTCCTGCCATGGTCATCGTGGTGCTCGCCACCATCCTCCTGGTCCGGGGCGCCAAAGAGAGCGCCTGGATCAATACCGCCATCGTGGTGGTGAAGGTGGGCATTCTGCTGTTCTTTTGCGCGGTGGCCTTCACGGCCTTCGACGCCGGTAACTTCGAACCGCTGCTGCCCATGGGCGCCGCCGGCGTTTCGGCCGCCGCGTCCCGTGTGTTCTTCTCCTACATCGGCTTTGATGCCGCCTCCACGGCAGGTGAAGAAGCGCGCAACCCCAAGCGGGACCTGCCCCGGGCCATCATGCTGTCCATGCTCATCGTCACCACCATTTACGTCCTGGTTGCCGTCGCCGCCATCGGTGCCCGGCCTTGGGGCTGGTTCGACGGTACAGAGGCGGCCCTCGTGAAGATCCTTGAGGAAACCACCGGGCAGCCGTGGATCGCCCTGGTCTTCGCGGTGGGAGCCGTGCTGGCCATCGCCAGCATTGTCCTCACGGTCCTCTACGGGCAGACCCGCATCCTGCTCTCCATGGCGCGTGACGGGCTTATTCCCCAGGTCTTCGGCCGCGTCTCCCGCCGCACAGGCACCCCCGTGGCCGGCACGCTCCTGGTGGGAACCGCCGTCGCCCTCACCGCCGGACTGGTACCGCTGGGCGCCCTCGCGGACGCTACCAGCATTGGCACCCTGTTCGCTTTCGCCCTGGTGAACGTCGCCGTGATCTACCTCCGCCGCACCCGGCCGGAACTGGAGCGCACCTTCCGCGTGCCGTTCTTCCCGCTGACACCCATCCTGGGCGCCGTGATGTGCGCCTACCTGATGGCCAACCTCGGCGCGGACACCTGGGTGGTCTTC